The Anolis carolinensis isolate JA03-04 chromosome 2, rAnoCar3.1.pri, whole genome shotgun sequence genome has a window encoding:
- the clic1 gene encoding chloride intracellular channel protein 1 yields MAEEQPQVELFVKAGSDGAKIGNCPFSQRLFMVLWLKGVTFNVTTVDTKRRTETVQKLCPGGQLPFLMYGTEVHTDTNKIEEFLEEVLCPPKYPKLAARNPESNTAGLDVFAKYSAYIKNSNPALNANLEKGLLKALKVLDMYLMAPLPEEVDENSAEDEGQSSRKFLDGDELTLADCNLLPKLHIVKVVCKKYRNFTIPEEFCGIHRYLKNAYAREEFASTCPDDEEIELAYELVAKALK; encoded by the exons GCTGGCAGTGATGGAGCCAAaattgggaactgtcccttttcCCAGAGACTCTTCATGGTCCTTTGGCTCAAGGGAGTGACCTTCAATGTAACCACAGTGGACACCAAAAG GAGGACAGAGACAGTACAAAAGCTCTGCCCTGGAGGTCAGCTACCGTTCCTGATGTATGGGACAGAGGTCCATACGGACACTAACAAGATTGAAGAATTTCTGGAAGAAGTTCTGTGCCCTCCCAA GTACCCCAAGTTGGCTGCCCGTAATCCCGAGTCCAACACAGCTGGACTTGATGTCTTTGCCAAATACTCTGCTTACATCAAGAACTCAAACCCAGCACTCAATGCCA ACCTCGAGAAAGGTTTGCTGAAAGCATTGAAGGTTTTGGATATGTATTTGATGGCACCACTCCCAGAAGAGGTGGATGAGAACAGTGCTGAGGATGAGGGCCAGTCCAGCCGCAAATTCCTTGATGGGGACGAACTCACTTTGGCCGACTGCAATCTGCTGCCAAAGCTGCACATTGTCAAG GTGGTTTGCAAGAAATACCGTAACTTTACCATCCCTGAGGAGTTCTGCGGCATCCACCGCTATCTCAAAAATGCTTACGCCCGTGAGGAATTTGCCAGCACCTGTCCAGATGATGAAGAAATTGAATTAGCTTACGAGCTGGTTGCCAAAGCCTTGAAATAA